In the Campylobacter concisus genome, one interval contains:
- a CDS encoding M48 family metallopeptidase codes for MFYFLLGIYFFYVAAKAILAILQINFIRAEAKKPAVVLEQNEYETAAAAAISNQKFEIVSLLYHAAIFVMWAYWGLGAISGHAYKTGDIGDNVFMVMVFLLVSSLLELPLNIYETFVKDKRLGFSNVTPKIFALDLLKTLALTLVFGTLFVWLVLLCIRFLGDFWWFWAFLLSFAVALVINLIYPTLIAPIFNKMQPLEDGELKSRIEGLLAQCGFKSSGVFTIDASKRDNRLNAYFGGLGATKRVVLFDTLVKKLSLDEIIAVLGHELGHFKHKDILKMIALSAVMLFAMFLIFGNIPDAAYQALGLHSGGGGTIVFLLLFSPIFGFLFSPVSSYFSRANEFGADKFAGDVSNKADMISALKKLGSENKAFPKAHPLYAFVYHSHPSLFERINELENEN; via the coding sequence ATGTTTTATTTTTTACTCGGTATTTACTTTTTTTACGTCGCCGCAAAGGCGATTTTGGCGATTTTGCAGATAAATTTTATACGCGCAGAGGCTAAAAAGCCCGCCGTCGTGTTAGAGCAGAATGAATACGAAACCGCCGCCGCTGCAGCGATAAGCAATCAAAAATTTGAGATAGTAAGCCTTCTCTATCACGCCGCGATATTTGTGATGTGGGCGTACTGGGGGCTTGGCGCGATATCGGGGCATGCTTATAAAACGGGAGATATAGGCGATAACGTCTTTATGGTTATGGTATTTTTGCTCGTTTCGTCGCTACTAGAACTACCGCTAAATATCTACGAAACCTTCGTCAAAGATAAAAGGCTCGGCTTTTCAAACGTAACGCCTAAAATTTTTGCGCTTGACCTGCTTAAAACGCTCGCGCTAACGCTAGTTTTTGGCACGCTATTTGTGTGGCTGGTACTGCTTTGCATTAGATTTTTGGGCGATTTTTGGTGGTTTTGGGCGTTTTTGCTTAGCTTCGCGGTCGCGCTTGTTATAAATCTCATCTATCCGACGCTCATCGCACCAATTTTTAACAAAATGCAGCCGCTAGAAGATGGCGAGCTAAAAAGCCGTATAGAAGGGCTTTTGGCGCAGTGCGGGTTTAAAAGTAGCGGCGTTTTTACGATAGACGCTAGCAAGCGCGATAACCGCTTAAACGCCTATTTCGGTGGCCTTGGCGCGACTAAACGCGTGGTGCTTTTCGACACGCTCGTTAAAAAACTAAGTTTAGATGAGATAATCGCCGTTTTAGGGCATGAGCTGGGGCACTTTAAGCACAAAGATATCCTAAAAATGATCGCTCTAAGCGCGGTTATGCTTTTTGCGATGTTTTTGATATTCGGCAATATCCCAGACGCGGCGTATCAAGCGCTTGGGCTTCATAGCGGAGGCGGCGGAACGATCGTGTTTTTGCTACTTTTTTCGCCGATTTTCGGGTTTTTATTTTCGCCGGTGAGCTCGTATTTTAGCCGCGCGAATGAATTCGGCGCCGATAAATTCGCAGGCGACGTCTCAAACAAAGCCGACATGATAAGCGCGCTAAAAAAACTAGGCTCCGAAAACAAGGCCTTCCCAAAGGCCCATCCGCTCTACGCGTTCGTCTATCACTCGCACCCAAGCCTCTTTGAGCGTATAAACGAGCTGGAAAATGAAAATTGA
- a CDS encoding sodium-dependent transporter — protein sequence MDRKSWSSRLTYILAVAGATVGFGATWRFPYLVGQNGGGAYVLIFCIAMIVIGIPMILAENAIGRRLKCNAVDAFGGSINGKKISKKWQIVGWMGLVGAFGIMAYYMVIGGWVLNYIAQISFGLLDLSHVVSFEETSAFYEQNIVSNPLAISFATLVFVLVNYAILVQGAVGGIERSAKFLMPLLFILMLIMIAKNITLDGAIEGVKFYLTPNFSKINLKLFVDVLGQVFFALSLGFGVMITLSSFVKKDEGLVKISIITGILNTVIAVLAGFMIFPSLFSYGVSPDSGPSLVFKSLPIVFSHMPFGGFFAVAFFTLLMIAALTTSLPIYEVIITTLQEKFKIKRKKAIFLVLGGIFILGNLPSLMATNILSHVSIFGKNIFDAYDAISATIFFVFTSFGCAIFVGWVLKDDAKKEILQGSEKHAKLINIWFWYIKFVVPFIILVLFISSFYDNFLK from the coding sequence ATGGATAGAAAATCTTGGAGTTCAAGGCTCACATACATTTTAGCTGTTGCAGGAGCTACGGTCGGCTTTGGTGCGACGTGGCGTTTTCCGTATTTGGTCGGGCAAAACGGCGGTGGTGCTTATGTTTTGATATTTTGCATAGCAATGATTGTTATAGGGATTCCTATGATTTTAGCCGAAAACGCGATCGGCAGACGCCTAAAATGCAACGCTGTGGATGCTTTTGGTGGATCGATAAATGGCAAAAAGATCAGCAAAAAGTGGCAGATCGTTGGCTGGATGGGGCTTGTTGGTGCATTTGGTATTATGGCTTACTATATGGTTATTGGCGGCTGGGTGCTAAACTATATCGCCCAAATTTCATTTGGCTTGCTTGATCTCTCACATGTAGTTAGCTTTGAGGAGACAAGTGCGTTTTATGAGCAAAATATTGTAAGCAATCCACTTGCTATCAGCTTTGCAACGCTTGTTTTTGTGCTAGTTAATTACGCTATTTTGGTACAAGGTGCGGTCGGCGGTATCGAGCGATCAGCGAAATTTTTAATGCCTCTACTTTTTATCTTAATGCTTATTATGATCGCTAAAAATATCACGCTTGATGGTGCAATAGAGGGCGTAAAATTTTACTTGACACCTAACTTTTCAAAGATAAACTTAAAGCTTTTCGTTGATGTTTTGGGGCAGGTATTTTTTGCTCTTTCGCTTGGATTTGGTGTGATGATCACTCTTTCTAGCTTTGTGAAAAAGGATGAGGGTTTGGTTAAAATTTCTATCATTACAGGCATTTTAAATACGGTAATTGCCGTGCTTGCAGGATTTATGATTTTTCCTTCTCTTTTTAGCTATGGCGTATCGCCAGATAGTGGCCCAAGTTTGGTGTTTAAATCACTACCAATTGTTTTTTCGCATATGCCTTTTGGCGGATTTTTTGCAGTGGCATTTTTTACACTATTAATGATCGCTGCACTTACGACATCGCTACCAATATATGAAGTAATAATCACGACACTTCAAGAAAAATTTAAGATAAAACGCAAGAAAGCAATATTTTTAGTCCTTGGAGGTATATTTATTTTAGGAAATTTACCTTCGCTGATGGCTACAAACATACTAAGTCACGTAAGCATTTTTGGTAAGAATATTTTTGATGCATATGATGCAATAAGCGCAACGATATTTTTTGTATTTACATCATTTGGTTGTGCAATATTCGTAGGTTGGGTGCTAAAAGATGATGCAAAAAAAGAAATTTTGCAAGGTAGTGAAAAACATGCAAAACTAATAAATATCTGGTTTTGGTATATAAAATTTGTCGTACCGTTTATCATTTTGGTACTTTTTATCAGCTCGTTTTACGATAATTTTTTAAAATAG
- a CDS encoding 3'-5' exonuclease, translating into MKPKKQRLENSIEILARQNLSYHEFILRFGDIEEISSLIDVRDLDMWRTLGLDITRNEENEIELGTRFRDISEQEFCVVDIETTGGTTSGQIIEIGAIKMKNGTEIGRFESFVAAPVVPENITELTGIKASDLVGAPNLLNVLERFKIFLGTSVFIAHNVNFDYGFISHSLNEIGLGMLLNRKLCTIDLSRRTIASQKYGLGSLKELLGINNTHHRALNDAIAAAEIFKVCLTRLPFSIQTTEDLISFSKTAPSVKLKPEPVLCAN; encoded by the coding sequence TTGAAACCAAAAAAACAGCGTTTAGAAAATAGCATAGAAATTTTAGCTAGGCAAAATTTAAGCTATCATGAGTTTATTTTAAGATTTGGCGATATAGAAGAAATTTCATCACTCATTGACGTGCGCGATCTTGATATGTGGCGAACCCTTGGGCTTGATATCACCAGAAATGAAGAGAATGAGATCGAGCTTGGCACAAGATTTAGAGATATTAGTGAGCAGGAATTTTGCGTGGTTGATATCGAAACAACTGGTGGCACTACAAGCGGACAGATCATTGAAATCGGTGCAATAAAAATGAAAAATGGCACCGAAATAGGGCGCTTTGAAAGCTTTGTGGCAGCTCCTGTGGTGCCTGAAAATATCACCGAGCTAACTGGCATAAAGGCGAGCGATCTAGTTGGCGCTCCAAATTTACTAAATGTGCTTGAGCGGTTTAAAATTTTTCTAGGGACTAGCGTATTTATCGCGCACAACGTAAATTTTGACTACGGATTTATCTCTCATAGCCTAAATGAGATCGGCCTTGGCATGTTGCTAAATAGAAAGCTTTGTACCATCGATCTTAGTCGTCGCACTATCGCTTCGCAAAAATACGGACTTGGCTCGCTAAAAGAGCTTCTTGGCATAAACAATACCCACCACAGAGCGTTAAATGACGCAATAGCAGCAGCTGAAATTTTTAAAGTCTGCCTCACACGCCTGCCTTTTAGTATCCAAACGACAGAGGATCTCATAAGCTTTAGCAAAACAGCTCCAAGTGTGAAGCTAAAACCTGAACCGGTTTTATGTGCGAATTAG
- the rpe gene encoding ribulose-phosphate 3-epimerase has product MYVAPSILSADFGNLAAEIRAICEAGCDLVHVDVMDGHFVPNLTIGPVVVNAVAKAATKPLDIHLMVENNSFFADLFLPLKPKFLTFHIEEEKHPMRLIDHIRKNDVGPGIVLNPHTPVSAIEHIIDEVDMVLLMSVNPGFGGQKFMPVVLEKTRTLRELIDRKNAKCLIEVDGGVNGLNAPDLEEAGADILVAGNYIFSSNSYEQAIRAIKLEF; this is encoded by the coding sequence ATGTACGTTGCACCTAGTATTTTATCGGCTGATTTTGGAAATTTGGCAGCTGAGATAAGAGCCATTTGCGAGGCTGGGTGCGATCTGGTGCATGTTGATGTTATGGATGGGCATTTTGTGCCAAATTTAACCATCGGACCAGTTGTGGTAAATGCCGTTGCAAAGGCAGCTACAAAGCCACTTGATATACATTTGATGGTTGAAAATAACTCGTTTTTTGCCGACCTTTTCTTGCCGCTAAAGCCAAAATTTCTAACCTTTCACATCGAAGAAGAGAAGCACCCAATGAGACTCATTGATCACATCAGGAAAAATGACGTTGGCCCTGGCATCGTGCTAAATCCGCATACGCCAGTTAGTGCGATCGAGCATATCATTGATGAAGTCGATATGGTGCTTTTAATGAGTGTAAATCCTGGCTTTGGCGGTCAGAAATTTATGCCAGTCGTGCTTGAAAAAACAAGGACACTAAGAGAGCTCATAGATCGTAAAAACGCCAAGTGCCTCATCGAAGTAGACGGCGGCGTAAACGGACTAAATGCGCCTGATCTTGAAGAGGCTGGAGCTGACATCTTGGTGGCAGGCAACTACATCTTCTCATCAAATTCTTACGAACAAGCCATCCGCGCCATAAAGCTTGAGTTTTGA
- the rpmB gene encoding 50S ribosomal protein L28: MSKRCAITGKGPMIGNNVSHANNKTKRRFLPNLRTIRVTLEDGTTRKIKVAASTLRTMKKQSN; this comes from the coding sequence ATGTCAAAAAGATGTGCGATAACAGGCAAAGGACCGATGATAGGCAACAATGTGAGCCACGCTAACAATAAAACTAAAAGAAGATTCTTGCCAAATCTTAGAACGATTCGCGTTACGCTAGAAGATGGTACTACAAGAAAGATAAAAGTTGCTGCTTCTACTCTAAGAACGATGAAGAAACAATCAAACTAA
- a CDS encoding potassium channel family protein, with the protein MSFLSRLLKFLNWSNSTKPEISLDTELYEQLKPFRFPLISVVLLLLFGTLGYILIDNFSLIDAFYQAGMTFTTVGFTEVAPITPKGRIFTITFILIGFIIFTLSIGIVVEVLKRGTLISILKERRMLYRIARLKNHFVICYHNLYTIELSAQFRENHIPFVVVDDREDIAELAQIYKYPYFIKAQPHTQIAFLKTHLSSAKGLITLSSNIADNIALIASVRLYEKEIGRRKPYHIITNAETEDDTQRLKKLGADNVVSPSRLVAQRLSAMSVRPDMENLLEQFLYTKNSPIDIEEILVPDYSWIRFKRLKETHLRNITNADIVGIRDINNNFVPMPNGDTLVGTGSKLLVIGTVDGIRLTKRVVKSKHKPEEFKYV; encoded by the coding sequence ATGTCTTTTCTCTCAAGACTTTTAAAATTCCTCAACTGGTCAAACTCTACAAAACCAGAAATAAGCCTAGATACTGAGCTTTATGAACAATTAAAACCTTTTAGATTTCCACTAATTTCAGTCGTATTACTGTTACTTTTTGGAACATTAGGTTATATCTTAATAGATAATTTCTCGCTAATAGATGCCTTTTACCAAGCTGGCATGACTTTTACAACAGTTGGTTTTACCGAAGTTGCTCCAATAACTCCAAAGGGCAGAATTTTTACTATCACGTTTATACTTATTGGTTTTATTATATTTACACTATCGATCGGTATTGTGGTTGAGGTTTTAAAAAGAGGTACATTAATTAGCATTTTAAAGGAACGACGCATGCTTTATAGGATCGCAAGACTAAAGAATCACTTCGTTATTTGTTATCACAATCTATACACAATCGAACTTAGTGCTCAATTTCGCGAAAATCATATACCTTTTGTAGTGGTCGATGATAGAGAAGATATCGCAGAGCTAGCCCAAATTTACAAATATCCATATTTTATAAAAGCTCAGCCACACACACAAATTGCCTTTTTAAAAACACATCTATCAAGCGCAAAAGGTCTTATAACTCTTAGCTCAAATATTGCTGATAACATCGCCCTTATAGCATCTGTAAGACTTTATGAAAAAGAGATAGGTCGCAGAAAGCCTTATCATATCATCACAAATGCAGAGACAGAAGACGATACACAAAGATTAAAAAAATTAGGCGCTGACAATGTAGTGAGCCCATCTCGTCTGGTTGCACAACGCCTAAGCGCCATGAGCGTAAGGCCGGACATGGAAAATTTATTAGAGCAGTTTTTGTATACAAAAAATTCACCTATCGATATAGAAGAAATTCTTGTGCCTGATTACTCTTGGATAAGATTTAAAAGATTAAAAGAAACTCATCTACGAAACATAACAAATGCAGACATAGTGGGCATTAGAGATATAAATAATAATTTTGTACCAATGCCAAATGGTGACACATTAGTAGGAACAGGATCAAAGCTTTTAGTCATCGGTACCGTTGATGGAATACGTCTAACCAAGCGTGTTGTAAAAAGCAAACACAAACCTGAAGAATTTAAATACGTATAA
- a CDS encoding YdcH family protein translates to MLHEYTDLINELKKTDARFAALCKKHDELNKKIDDNLAKPSEIDNLKKEKLKLKDEIYAQILKHKK, encoded by the coding sequence ATGTTACATGAATATACAGACCTTATAAATGAGCTAAAGAAAACCGATGCTCGTTTTGCTGCTCTTTGCAAAAAACATGATGAGCTAAATAAAAAAATAGACGACAATCTGGCGAAACCATCTGAAATTGATAATTTAAAGAAAGAGAAGTTAAAACTAAAAGACGAAATTTATGCTCAAATTTTAAAGCATAAAAAGTAA
- the epsC gene encoding serine O-acetyltransferase EpsC, which translates to MWESLKELVQTVREKDPSVHKCCFLAILINTPGIHAVLFHKISHFLYKKEHFFLARLISQIARFLTGIEIHPGAKIGKRFFIDHGMGVVIGETAEIGDDVMMYHQVTLGGTGKECGKRHPTVKNGVTIAAGSKILGAITIGENAKIGANSVVLKNVPANATVVGIPARIVRVNGTKFEPEFII; encoded by the coding sequence ATGTGGGAGAGTCTAAAGGAGCTAGTTCAAACTGTTCGTGAAAAAGACCCATCGGTACATAAGTGTTGCTTTTTGGCAATACTTATAAATACTCCTGGTATTCATGCAGTTTTGTTTCATAAAATTTCTCATTTTCTATATAAAAAAGAGCATTTTTTTCTAGCTAGGCTCATCTCGCAAATTGCAAGATTTTTAACAGGCATCGAGATCCACCCAGGCGCAAAGATCGGCAAGAGATTTTTCATAGATCACGGCATGGGTGTGGTTATCGGTGAGACAGCTGAGATAGGCGATGATGTAATGATGTATCATCAAGTAACACTTGGAGGCACTGGAAAAGAGTGTGGCAAAAGGCATCCGACTGTAAAAAATGGCGTGACTATCGCAGCTGGCTCAAAGATACTAGGTGCCATAACTATCGGTGAAAATGCTAAGATCGGCGCAAACTCGGTCGTGTTAAAAAATGTCCCAGCAAACGCGACAGTCGTTGGTATACCAGCGAGAATAGTTCGAGTAAATGGGACAAAATTTGAACCAGAGTTTATTATCTAA
- the cysK gene encoding cysteine synthase A yields the protein MIYDNIVKTIGNTPIVKVKTSADEAEIYVKLEFFNPGGSVKDRIAFNMITKMLADGTLKHGDTIVEPTSGNTGIGVAMCGAALGFKVILCMPESMSIERRKIVAAYGAQLELTPASGGMKAAIARATELAAQPNHIMLSQFENKYNPQAHELTTAAEIVADFSKLDAFVAGVGTGGTISGVAKVLKEKGYDTEIIAVEPEASPVLSGGNPGPHKIQGIGAGFLPNTMNMSLVSEVEKVSNDDALNAARAIAKSDGLMIGISGGAAYVAAKRVAKRLGAGKKVLFIAPDNGERYLSTELYGA from the coding sequence ATGATCTACGATAACATCGTAAAAACGATCGGTAATACACCTATCGTAAAGGTTAAAACAAGTGCTGACGAGGCTGAAATTTACGTAAAATTAGAGTTTTTTAATCCAGGTGGCTCTGTAAAAGATAGGATCGCATTTAATATGATAACCAAAATGCTAGCTGACGGTACGCTAAAACATGGCGATACGATCGTTGAGCCAACGAGCGGAAATACTGGTATTGGCGTAGCGATGTGTGGTGCTGCACTTGGTTTTAAAGTGATACTTTGCATGCCAGAGAGCATGAGCATCGAAAGACGTAAAATAGTGGCTGCTTATGGCGCACAACTTGAGCTTACTCCAGCATCTGGTGGTATGAAAGCAGCGATCGCAAGAGCTACAGAGCTAGCAGCTCAGCCAAATCACATAATGCTAAGCCAGTTTGAAAACAAGTATAACCCACAAGCTCACGAACTAACAACAGCAGCTGAGATTGTGGCTGATTTTAGTAAGCTTGATGCATTTGTAGCTGGCGTTGGTACAGGTGGCACGATAAGCGGCGTGGCAAAAGTTCTAAAAGAAAAGGGCTATGATACTGAGATCATCGCAGTTGAGCCTGAAGCATCGCCGGTTTTAAGTGGTGGCAACCCAGGGCCGCATAAAATTCAAGGCATTGGAGCAGGATTTTTACCAAATACTATGAATATGAGCCTAGTTAGCGAGGTAGAAAAAGTAAGCAACGATGACGCACTAAACGCAGCTAGAGCAATCGCTAAAAGTGATGGACTCATGATAGGTATAAGCGGTGGTGCTGCTTACGTGGCTGCAAAAAGAGTGGCTAAAAGACTTGGCGCTGGCAAAAAAGTACTTTTCATAGCTCCAGATAATGGCGAAAGATACTTAAGCACAGAGCTTTACGGAGCATAA
- a CDS encoding endonuclease III domain-containing protein: MTSTDLFLTLFNHKSKNFDELKWPGEGTFEVVLGAILVQNTNWKNVEKALDNLKKANKDSLQGICELENSELATLIKPSGFYNTKAKRLKMLCLAIKNEFESFENFKENASREWLISVKGVGAETCDAILAYACGKPYMVVDAYALRIMAYFDYTFESYDEAAEWFSSLDYDEIYKFLDSEKFDEVEILKLYHALILEFCKENFKGKILSQNGQKILSSIKN; encoded by the coding sequence ATGACTTCAACTGATCTATTTTTAACCTTATTTAATCACAAAAGCAAAAATTTTGATGAGCTAAAGTGGCCAGGCGAGGGTACTTTTGAGGTTGTTTTGGGCGCTATTTTAGTGCAAAATACCAACTGGAAAAACGTAGAAAAAGCGCTAGATAATCTAAAAAAAGCAAACAAAGATAGCCTACAAGGCATTTGCGAGCTTGAAAACAGCGAGCTTGCTACGCTCATAAAGCCAAGTGGCTTTTACAACACAAAGGCAAAACGGCTAAAAATGCTCTGCCTAGCTATAAAAAATGAATTCGAGAGCTTTGAAAATTTTAAAGAAAATGCCAGCCGTGAGTGGCTCATAAGCGTAAAAGGTGTTGGAGCCGAGACTTGCGATGCGATACTGGCATATGCTTGCGGTAAGCCATATATGGTCGTTGATGCTTACGCGCTTAGGATAATGGCGTATTTTGACTATACTTTTGAGAGCTACGATGAGGCGGCTGAGTGGTTTAGTTCGCTTGATTATGATGAAATTTATAAATTTCTTGATAGCGAGAAATTTGATGAGGTTGAAATTTTAAAACTCTACCACGCTCTTATTTTGGAGTTTTGTAAAGAGAATTTCAAAGGTAAAATTTTAAGCCAAAATGGTCAAAAAATATTAAGCAGCATTAAAAATTAA
- a CDS encoding ATP-binding protein, with amino-acid sequence MIDWGVKYAAIYRSTKGMLKPVDDIDFVDIDSLYGLEKQKEILLKNTLNFIEGKDANHVLLWGERGCGKSSLVRAVFTKFYKAGLRIIELGCEDLKYLGDIIDDIRKSEFKFIIFCDDLSFENGSNEYKFLKPIMDGSIQKPPKNVLLYATSNRRHLISEFKSENENSQLMDGEIHYSDAAQEKISLSDRFGLWISFYQGNYDEYLKMVDFYFKDYAGDKEELHTLAKNFATLRASRSGRTAKQFYLTFKENLK; translated from the coding sequence GTGATAGATTGGGGCGTGAAGTATGCAGCGATTTACAGAAGCACAAAAGGCATGCTAAAACCAGTTGATGATATTGATTTTGTTGATATCGACTCACTTTATGGGCTGGAAAAACAAAAAGAAATTTTACTAAAAAATACTCTAAATTTTATAGAAGGCAAGGATGCGAACCACGTGCTTCTTTGGGGTGAGAGAGGATGTGGCAAGTCAAGTCTCGTAAGGGCTGTTTTTACTAAATTTTATAAAGCTGGACTTCGCATAATCGAGCTTGGATGCGAAGATCTAAAATACCTTGGCGATATCATCGACGATATTAGAAAAAGTGAGTTTAAATTTATCATTTTCTGCGACGATCTAAGCTTTGAAAATGGTAGCAATGAGTATAAATTTCTAAAACCTATAATGGACGGCTCTATCCAAAAGCCTCCAAAAAACGTGCTTTTATACGCCACATCAAACCGCAGACATCTAATAAGCGAGTTTAAAAGCGAAAATGAAAATTCACAGTTAATGGACGGCGAGATACATTACAGTGACGCAGCTCAGGAGAAAATTTCTCTTTCAGATCGCTTTGGTCTTTGGATTAGTTTTTATCAGGGCAACTACGACGAGTATCTAAAAATGGTTGATTTTTACTTCAAAGACTACGCAGGTGATAAAGAGGAGCTTCATACGCTTGCTAAAAATTTCGCCACGCTAAGAGCCAGCAGAAGTGGTAGGACGGCAAAGCAGTTTTATCTAACTTTTAAAGAAAATTTAAAATGA